A section of the Cryobacterium soli genome encodes:
- a CDS encoding ABC transporter permease: protein MTVTTAPVSTTDAAPGTPPGPGTPAKRGRPAVPARSFWLHTERYALLIAWLAVIVVFSLALPNTFFTLGNLQNVLGSQAVLLILALGLLFPLTAGEFDLSVASTLSMSSMTVAVLNAQFGVPLLPSLAAALVVGLAVGLINGVLVVVFKIDSFIVTLGSATVMLGLVQWMSNSSSVTGVDSALVQATVGFRGLLGMPLQFFYGLIAAAIILVILTSTPIGRRLLFVGRGRQVAELSGLNVNRLRIGAFVGSGLVASIAGIVYAGSLGGADPSSGQSFLLPAFAACYLGATAIVPGRFNAVGTFIAVFFLFTGVVGLQMLGAQSFVQQLFYGGALIVAVALSQAIRRQSAKAHA from the coding sequence ATGACCGTCACGACAGCACCCGTCAGCACCACGGATGCCGCACCCGGCACCCCGCCCGGCCCCGGCACCCCCGCCAAGCGCGGCCGCCCGGCCGTGCCCGCCCGCAGCTTCTGGCTGCACACCGAGCGCTACGCCCTTCTGATCGCCTGGCTCGCCGTGATCGTGGTCTTCAGCCTGGCGTTGCCGAACACCTTCTTCACCCTCGGCAACCTGCAGAATGTGCTCGGCTCCCAGGCCGTGCTCCTGATCCTCGCCCTCGGCCTGCTGTTCCCGCTCACCGCCGGCGAGTTCGACCTGTCGGTGGCGTCGACCCTGTCGATGTCGTCGATGACCGTGGCCGTGCTCAACGCCCAGTTCGGGGTGCCGCTGCTGCCCAGCCTGGCCGCCGCGCTCGTGGTGGGTCTGGCCGTGGGCCTGATCAACGGGGTGCTCGTGGTGGTGTTCAAGATCGACTCCTTCATCGTCACCCTCGGCTCGGCCACCGTGATGCTCGGCCTGGTGCAGTGGATGAGCAACTCCTCCTCGGTCACCGGTGTCGACTCGGCGCTCGTGCAGGCCACCGTCGGGTTCCGCGGGCTGCTCGGCATGCCCTTGCAGTTCTTCTACGGCCTCATCGCCGCCGCGATCATCCTCGTGATCCTGACCTCCACCCCGATCGGCCGCCGGCTGCTGTTCGTGGGCCGGGGCCGCCAGGTCGCCGAACTCAGCGGCCTCAACGTCAACCGGCTCCGGATCGGCGCGTTCGTCGGCTCCGGCCTGGTCGCCAGCATCGCCGGCATCGTCTACGCGGGCAGCCTCGGCGGCGCGGACCCGTCCAGCGGCCAGTCGTTCCTGCTGCCGGCATTCGCGGCCTGCTACCTCGGCGCCACCGCCATCGTGCCCGGCCGGTTCAACGCCGTGGGCACCTTCATCGCGGTCTTCTTCCTCTTCACCGGGGTCGTCGGCCTGCAGATGCTCGGCGCGCAGAGCTTCGTGCAGCAGCTTTTCTACGGCGGCGCCCTGATCGTGGCCGTCGCCCTCTCCCAGGCGATCCGGCGGCAATCCGCCAAAGCGCACGCCTGA
- the rutA gene encoding pyrimidine utilization protein A: MDIGVFIPIGNNGWLISNTSPQYKPSYDFNLEIVKKAEDYGFEFALSMIKFRGFGGDSEFWDYNLESFTLMAGLAAATERIKLYASAAVLALPPAVAARMATTVDSISHGRFGVNLVSGWAKDEYAQMGIWPGDVHFERRYRYTEEYVRVMQDLWTTGVSDFKGEFFTMEDCKMLPMPETHIPVVSAGQSAVGIEFAAKYADYNFVMGLGVNTPTAHASGVTALAVAAEKTGRDVGAYVLFMIISGETDAEAQALWQNYNDGIDLTAIGWMIGQAASDTGDETSTAKTIAAPEGAVNLNMGTLVGSYETVAKLLDEAAEVHGTKGIMLVFDDFIKGMDDFGTKIQPLMTSRADVVADLSVS; encoded by the coding sequence ATGGACATCGGCGTATTCATCCCGATCGGCAACAACGGCTGGCTCATCTCCAACACCTCGCCGCAGTACAAGCCCAGCTACGACTTCAACCTCGAGATCGTCAAGAAGGCCGAGGACTACGGTTTCGAGTTCGCGCTCTCGATGATCAAGTTCCGCGGGTTCGGCGGCGACAGCGAATTCTGGGACTACAACCTCGAGTCGTTCACCCTGATGGCCGGGCTCGCCGCCGCCACCGAGCGGATCAAGCTCTACGCATCCGCCGCCGTGCTGGCCCTGCCGCCCGCGGTCGCCGCCCGGATGGCCACCACAGTCGACTCCATCTCGCACGGCCGGTTCGGCGTCAACCTGGTCTCCGGCTGGGCGAAGGACGAATATGCCCAGATGGGCATCTGGCCCGGCGATGTGCACTTCGAACGCCGCTACCGGTACACCGAAGAGTACGTGCGCGTCATGCAGGACCTCTGGACCACGGGCGTCAGCGACTTCAAGGGTGAGTTCTTCACCATGGAAGACTGCAAGATGCTGCCGATGCCCGAAACCCACATCCCCGTGGTCTCAGCCGGCCAGAGCGCCGTGGGCATCGAATTCGCCGCCAAGTACGCCGACTACAACTTCGTGATGGGCCTGGGCGTCAACACCCCCACCGCACACGCCTCCGGGGTCACCGCGCTGGCCGTGGCCGCCGAGAAGACCGGCCGTGACGTGGGCGCCTACGTGCTGTTCATGATCATCTCCGGCGAGACCGACGCCGAGGCCCAGGCCCTCTGGCAGAACTACAACGACGGCATCGACCTCACCGCCATCGGCTGGATGATCGGCCAGGCCGCCAGCGACACCGGCGACGAGACCAGCACCGCCAAGACCATCGCCGCGCCAGAGGGCGCCGTCAACCTCAACATGGGCACCCTGGTGGGCTCCTACGAGACCGTCGCGAAGCTGCTCGACGAGGCCGCAGAGGTGCACGGCACCAAGGGCATCATGCTGGTCTTCGACGACTTTATCAAGGGAATGGACGACTTCGGCACCAAGATCCAGCCGCTGATGACCTCCCGCGCCGACGTGGTGGCCGACCTGTCGGTGTCGTGA
- a CDS encoding carbon-nitrogen hydrolase family protein, producing MSGSADSLHRILNVAVVQSGGCSPDRATAVAGLLDLFEQAAAPGVDVVVFPELATTPYFGGSTDDAFTDWAQTIPGPDTDAFAAAARRLGTGVIFGLYERAADGTLYNSAVVIDAQGALVPGTSFRGDTVPAYRKASIPMNQVGDVAINEKRFFEPGEGTVVFEAFGTRIACLICYDRTFPEHWLAARAAGAEVVVALVSSLGTREALFTAELQVRALESQVWIVAPNRGGPETLAGVTTSYFGLSCVVAPDGVVVAAAPAHTNPVLLHAGLDLAEVERVRAAFPLSRDRRPQLFHYLAEQADLLHATNH from the coding sequence GTGAGCGGCTCCGCCGACAGCCTGCACCGCATCCTGAACGTCGCCGTGGTGCAGTCGGGCGGATGCTCGCCCGACCGTGCCACGGCCGTGGCCGGCCTGCTCGACCTGTTCGAGCAGGCCGCCGCGCCCGGCGTGGACGTGGTGGTGTTCCCCGAACTGGCGACCACGCCGTATTTCGGCGGCAGCACCGACGACGCCTTCACGGACTGGGCCCAGACCATCCCCGGCCCCGACACGGATGCGTTCGCCGCGGCCGCCCGGCGGCTGGGCACCGGGGTGATCTTCGGGCTCTACGAACGGGCCGCGGACGGCACGCTGTACAACTCGGCCGTCGTGATCGACGCGCAGGGCGCCCTCGTGCCCGGCACGAGTTTTCGCGGTGATACCGTGCCGGCCTACCGCAAGGCGTCGATCCCGATGAACCAGGTCGGCGACGTGGCGATCAACGAGAAGCGGTTCTTCGAGCCCGGCGAGGGCACCGTGGTCTTCGAGGCCTTCGGCACCCGCATCGCCTGCCTGATCTGTTACGACCGCACCTTCCCGGAGCACTGGCTGGCCGCCCGGGCCGCAGGGGCGGAGGTTGTGGTGGCGCTGGTGAGCTCTTTGGGCACCCGCGAGGCCCTCTTCACGGCGGAACTGCAGGTGCGGGCGCTGGAATCCCAGGTCTGGATCGTCGCCCCCAACCGCGGCGGACCTGAGACCCTGGCCGGGGTCACCACGAGCTACTTCGGGCTCTCCTGTGTCGTCGCCCCCGACGGCGTGGTCGTCGCCGCGGCCCCTGCGCACACCAATCCGGTGCTGCTGCACGCCGGGCTCGACCTCGCCGAGGTCGAGCGGGTGCGCGCCGCCTTCCCGCTCAGTCGCGACCGCCGCCCGCAACTGTTCCACTATCTCGCCGAGCAGGCCGACCTGCTGCACGCGACCAACCACTAG
- a CDS encoding amidase, which yields MSTTTGTNTVFGNEQARLTITPLLQAGLEESRRHPMPASPSADANEPGHADLLFRRLLAAADPAGPGATGVVVGQPAGEPAGEAVGAVVPAVTTAAAPAILAAGAATMPGAAPLHVPTLTVTELLAAYRAGTLTPSAAMALLEPRWAADGPAPAAVLAGIAGIRQAAAASDERYRTGTERPLEGIPFTIKDIIDVAGTPVTAGSNQTGDRIAPADATVVSRLRAAGAIPVFMSATTEFACGSPHNDRYGPVPNPWDETRWTGGSSTGSAAALAAGLVPFALGSDTGGSIRVPSALCGLTGIKPTYGLVPRTGVASLSWTMDHVGPMARSAADLALLLPLMAGPDGVDPTAGATVPRLAADPVLVAGMRIGVPRGWFTDRCDAAVLTAYEDAIAIFAGLGAQIVPIEFDGLEAVHDESWNVFYGELASNQEANNDRRDLFDAGTNARLDCGFVPLAVDYLRALRRRPLVQQHVLDRMDAAHVDLLLTPGIGATAPRLDDLTMTVDGEVFNLHDVVPRNTRLWDYTGFPALMAPAGLAPDGLPVGIQVIARPWQDELCLAAAMAFQDATDHHRRLPGVAGTGAPERPVS from the coding sequence ATGAGCACCACCACCGGCACGAACACCGTCTTCGGCAACGAGCAGGCGCGCCTCACCATCACGCCCCTGCTGCAGGCTGGGCTGGAGGAGAGCCGCCGCCACCCGATGCCGGCGTCGCCCTCCGCCGACGCCAACGAGCCCGGCCACGCAGACCTGCTGTTCCGGAGATTGCTCGCCGCCGCAGATCCGGCGGGGCCAGGCGCGACCGGTGTGGTGGTCGGTCAGCCGGCGGGGGAGCCGGCCGGTGAGGCCGTTGGTGCCGTGGTGCCCGCCGTCACGACCGCCGCCGCGCCTGCCATCCTGGCTGCGGGCGCGGCCACCATGCCGGGTGCGGCACCCCTCCACGTTCCCACCCTTACCGTCACCGAACTGCTCGCCGCCTATCGCGCCGGAACGCTCACGCCATCCGCGGCCATGGCGCTGCTCGAGCCACGGTGGGCCGCCGACGGTCCGGCTCCGGCCGCGGTGCTGGCCGGGATCGCGGGCATCCGGCAGGCCGCCGCGGCCAGCGACGAGCGCTACCGCACCGGTACCGAGCGCCCGTTGGAGGGCATCCCGTTCACCATCAAGGACATCATCGACGTGGCCGGCACCCCGGTGACGGCCGGTTCGAACCAGACCGGCGACCGCATCGCCCCGGCCGATGCCACCGTGGTCAGCCGGCTGCGGGCCGCCGGGGCGATCCCGGTGTTCATGTCGGCCACCACCGAGTTCGCCTGTGGCTCCCCGCACAACGACCGCTACGGCCCGGTGCCCAACCCCTGGGACGAGACCCGCTGGACCGGCGGCTCCTCCACCGGGTCGGCCGCCGCGCTGGCCGCCGGACTCGTGCCGTTCGCGCTCGGCAGCGACACCGGCGGGTCGATCCGGGTGCCGTCCGCGCTCTGCGGCCTCACCGGCATCAAGCCCACCTACGGGCTCGTGCCGCGCACCGGAGTGGCCTCGCTGTCGTGGACCATGGACCACGTGGGCCCGATGGCCCGCTCCGCCGCCGACCTGGCCCTGCTGCTGCCGCTCATGGCCGGCCCCGACGGTGTCGACCCGACTGCCGGCGCCACCGTGCCCCGCCTCGCCGCCGACCCGGTCCTGGTCGCCGGGATGCGCATCGGCGTGCCGCGCGGCTGGTTCACCGACCGCTGCGACGCCGCCGTGCTCACCGCGTACGAAGACGCGATCGCGATATTCGCCGGGCTCGGGGCCCAGATCGTGCCGATCGAATTCGATGGCCTCGAGGCCGTGCACGACGAGTCCTGGAACGTGTTCTACGGCGAACTCGCCTCCAACCAGGAGGCCAACAACGACCGACGCGACCTCTTCGACGCGGGCACCAACGCCCGGCTGGACTGCGGTTTTGTACCGCTCGCGGTGGACTACCTGCGGGCGCTGCGCCGTCGGCCGCTCGTGCAACAGCATGTGCTCGACCGGATGGACGCCGCCCACGTCGACCTGCTGCTCACGCCCGGCATCGGCGCCACCGCCCCGCGGCTCGACGACCTCACCATGACCGTGGACGGTGAGGTGTTCAACCTGCACGACGTGGTGCCGCGCAACACCCGGCTCTGGGACTACACGGGCTTCCCGGCCCTGATGGCACCCGCCGGGCTGGCCCCGGACGGCCTGCCCGTGGGCATCCAGGTCATCGCCCGGCCCTGGCAGGATGAGCTCTGCCTGGCCGCCGCGATGGCGTTCCAGGACGCCACCGACCACCACCGCCGGCTCCCGGGCGTGGCCGGCACCGGGGCGCCCGAGCGCCCGGTTTCATGA
- a CDS encoding MFS transporter — MSAGTDARRAWQILFATSLSVILVFINSSGLSIALPSLTRDLGASTIQVTWVLLVYMLATTTLILVFGRVADILGRRRLYLAGIVIFMLATLGCGLAADPAFLIAMRLVQGVGAAAIITNTTALLTDVFPGHILSSGLGLNATVAAVGQVLGPLLGGVVTDVVGWRWIFLGGLPISLIGLLFSMKLIPRSGPRVRHESMDYLGSVLSVLGIALLVMVVSFGGELGWSSPAILAMVVAAVVVWTWFVLLQKRREHPLIDVNLFKSRTISFIYLAAFFNAISNFAIVLLASLYLQGVQGLSAIDAGVMILPAPVGTMLAAGFAGRLVRTVNPRWLTSGGMLLICAGALLFAATLGAHTAYPFIAAALFLVGLGVGLFMTPNTSALMSRVPATRRGIANAIRSTLQNAGYLFSTAIALAIATGGLSASERLAAYNGTLFGMDPGGLNAFVTGVQWALVLFAVLALIGGILSVIGPRPGRARTLPIIVITDP, encoded by the coding sequence ATGAGCGCCGGCACCGACGCGCGCAGGGCCTGGCAGATCCTCTTCGCCACCAGCCTCAGCGTCATCCTCGTCTTCATCAACTCCAGCGGCCTGTCCATCGCGCTGCCCAGCCTCACCCGCGACCTCGGGGCGTCCACGATCCAGGTCACCTGGGTGCTGCTGGTCTACATGCTCGCCACGACCACGCTGATCCTGGTCTTCGGCCGGGTCGCCGACATCCTCGGCCGCCGCCGGCTCTACCTGGCCGGCATCGTGATCTTCATGCTCGCCACCCTGGGCTGCGGTCTCGCCGCCGACCCCGCCTTCCTCATCGCCATGCGTCTCGTGCAGGGCGTGGGCGCCGCGGCGATCATCACCAACACCACCGCCCTGCTCACGGATGTCTTCCCCGGCCACATCCTCTCCAGCGGCTTAGGGCTCAACGCCACCGTCGCCGCGGTCGGGCAGGTGCTCGGCCCGCTGCTCGGCGGGGTCGTCACCGATGTCGTCGGCTGGCGCTGGATCTTCCTCGGCGGCCTGCCGATCAGCCTGATCGGGCTGCTCTTCTCGATGAAGCTCATCCCCCGGTCCGGGCCCCGGGTGCGGCACGAGAGCATGGACTACCTCGGCAGTGTGCTCTCGGTGCTGGGCATCGCCTTGCTCGTGATGGTGGTCTCCTTCGGCGGCGAGCTCGGCTGGAGCAGCCCGGCGATCCTGGCCATGGTGGTGGCAGCGGTCGTGGTGTGGACCTGGTTCGTCCTGCTGCAGAAACGCCGCGAGCATCCGCTGATCGATGTGAACCTGTTCAAAAGTCGAACTATCTCGTTCATCTACCTGGCTGCGTTCTTCAATGCGATCAGCAACTTCGCAATCGTGCTGCTGGCCTCGCTGTACCTGCAGGGGGTGCAGGGGCTCAGCGCCATCGACGCCGGCGTGATGATCCTGCCCGCCCCGGTGGGCACCATGCTCGCCGCCGGGTTCGCCGGCCGGTTGGTGCGCACGGTGAACCCCCGCTGGCTCACCTCAGGCGGCATGCTGCTGATCTGCGCCGGGGCGCTGCTGTTCGCCGCCACCCTCGGTGCGCACACCGCGTATCCGTTCATCGCCGCGGCGCTGTTCCTGGTGGGGCTCGGCGTGGGGCTGTTCATGACGCCGAACACCTCGGCGCTGATGTCGCGGGTGCCGGCCACCCGGCGCGGCATCGCCAACGCCATCCGGTCGACCCTGCAGAACGCCGGCTACCTGTTCAGCACCGCGATCGCGCTGGCCATCGCCACCGGCGGGCTCAGCGCCTCGGAGCGGCTCGCCGCCTACAACGGCACCCTGTTCGGCATGGACCCCGGCGGCCTGAACGCTTTCGTCACCGGAGTGCAGTGGGCGCTGGTGCTCTTCGCGGTGCTCGCGCTCATCGGCGGCATCCTCAGCGTGATCGGCCCGCGCCCGGGCCGCGCCCGAACCCTGCCTATCATCGTGATCACCGATCCATGA
- a CDS encoding isochorismatase family protein, with protein sequence MSTTPDTTATVGAATPDAAADYAAAGYTGGLEPGARPALIIVDPVVAYIDTTCGLYAGVEKPVEQMKVLAEGARAAGVPVFITTVLLAADGSDAGVFFRKVPALAAFLPDSPYSAFIDGLAPLPGDTLITKQYPSAFFGTSLASNLVARGIDTAVIAGLSTSGCVRASAIDAMQNGFIPIIVEDAVGDRLPEVHAANIFDLGMKTGEIYSTALVLAYWQSL encoded by the coding sequence ATGAGCACCACCCCAGACACCACCGCCACAGTAGGCGCAGCGACCCCGGATGCCGCGGCCGACTACGCCGCCGCCGGCTACACCGGGGGCCTGGAACCGGGTGCCCGGCCGGCGCTGATCATCGTCGACCCGGTCGTGGCCTACATCGACACGACCTGCGGCCTCTACGCGGGGGTGGAGAAACCCGTCGAGCAGATGAAGGTGCTCGCCGAGGGCGCCCGCGCCGCCGGCGTGCCCGTCTTCATCACCACAGTTCTGCTCGCCGCGGACGGGTCGGACGCCGGGGTCTTCTTCCGCAAGGTGCCGGCCCTGGCCGCGTTCCTGCCCGACAGCCCGTACTCCGCGTTCATCGACGGCCTGGCCCCGCTGCCCGGCGACACCCTGATCACCAAGCAGTACCCGAGCGCGTTCTTCGGCACCTCGCTGGCGTCGAACCTCGTGGCGCGCGGCATCGACACCGCCGTGATCGCGGGGCTGAGCACCAGCGGATGCGTGCGCGCATCCGCGATCGACGCCATGCAGAACGGTTTCATCCCGATCATCGTGGAAGACGCCGTGGGCGACCGGCTGCCCGAGGTACACGCCGCCAACATCTTCGACCTCGGCATGAAGACCGGCGAGATCTACTCCACCGCGCTGGTGCTGGCCTACTGGCAGTCGCTCTAG
- the arsM gene encoding arsenite methyltransferase, which yields MTEKSVTEKSAITELVRERYAAQALQITDVSNGSCCGTPLETSDVFGSALYTVSEQTEVPDAAMLASIGCGNPTAVADLRAGETVLDLGSGGGIDVLLSARRVGPTGFAYGLDMTDEMLALARANAAKAGATNVEFLKGFIEEIPLPDATVNVIISNCVINLSADKSAVAREMFRVLAPGGRLGLSDVVAENQLSEAERIERGSYAGCIAGALSDEEYRVALTAVGFTDISVEFTHEVAAQMHGAIIKAVKPI from the coding sequence ATGACCGAGAAGAGCGTAACTGAGAAGTCGGCCATCACCGAGCTGGTGCGCGAGCGATACGCCGCGCAGGCGCTGCAGATCACGGACGTGAGTAACGGTTCCTGCTGCGGTACGCCGTTGGAGACCAGCGACGTCTTCGGCTCGGCGCTGTACACGGTCTCAGAGCAGACCGAGGTGCCGGATGCGGCGATGCTGGCCAGCATCGGCTGCGGCAACCCCACCGCGGTGGCCGACCTGCGTGCGGGTGAGACCGTGCTCGACCTCGGCTCCGGCGGCGGCATCGACGTGCTGCTCTCGGCCCGGCGGGTAGGCCCAACGGGTTTCGCCTACGGCCTCGACATGACCGACGAGATGCTGGCCCTGGCCCGCGCGAACGCCGCCAAGGCCGGCGCCACGAACGTCGAGTTTCTCAAGGGCTTCATCGAGGAGATCCCGCTGCCGGATGCCACGGTCAACGTGATCATCTCCAATTGCGTGATCAACCTCTCGGCCGACAAGAGCGCCGTCGCCCGCGAGATGTTCCGGGTGCTCGCACCGGGCGGACGCCTCGGGCTCTCTGACGTGGTGGCCGAGAACCAACTCAGCGAGGCCGAGCGTATCGAGCGGGGCTCCTACGCGGGCTGCATCGCCGGGGCGCTCTCCGACGAGGAATACCGGGTGGCGCTGACCGCCGTGGGGTTCACCGACATCAGCGTGGAGTTCACCCACGAGGTGGCCGCCCAGATGCACGGCGCCATCATCAAGGCCGTCAAGCCGATCTAG
- a CDS encoding alpha/beta fold hydrolase has protein sequence MHTPPAPPARTVISPDNVQIATYEFGDPDAPTVLAVHGFASSALANFHATGWIRDLVREGYHVIAIDQRGHGQSDKPHSSDAYSMDLLVTDVLTVLDTFMLDEVDYVGYSLGARVGWHAARFMPTRINRAVFGGIPDGDPLTRFRVDEALAFVREGTPVTDALTAAYLKMAGAIRDNDLEALIALVEGMRDGPQPHAANAPEQRVLFATGSEDRILEASRALAEATPRAAFFEIPGRNHFNAPTSRAFRDAAIKFLGLPGSY, from the coding sequence ATGCATACTCCCCCAGCCCCGCCCGCCCGCACTGTCATCTCCCCCGACAACGTGCAGATCGCCACCTACGAATTCGGCGACCCCGATGCCCCCACCGTGCTCGCGGTGCACGGTTTCGCCTCGAGCGCGCTGGCCAACTTCCATGCCACGGGCTGGATCCGCGACCTCGTGCGCGAGGGGTACCACGTCATCGCGATCGACCAGCGCGGCCACGGCCAGAGCGACAAGCCGCACTCCTCCGATGCGTACTCGATGGACCTGCTCGTCACCGACGTGCTCACCGTGCTCGACACCTTCATGCTCGACGAGGTCGACTACGTGGGCTACTCGCTCGGCGCCCGGGTCGGCTGGCACGCCGCCCGGTTCATGCCCACGCGCATCAACCGCGCGGTCTTCGGCGGCATCCCCGACGGCGACCCGCTCACCCGGTTCCGAGTCGACGAGGCGCTCGCGTTCGTGCGCGAAGGCACCCCGGTGACGGATGCGCTCACCGCCGCGTACCTGAAAATGGCCGGCGCCATCCGCGACAACGACCTCGAGGCGCTCATCGCCCTCGTGGAGGGCATGCGCGACGGCCCGCAGCCGCACGCCGCGAACGCACCCGAACAGCGGGTGCTCTTCGCCACCGGCAGCGAGGACCGCATCCTCGAGGCCTCGCGCGCCCTGGCCGAAGCCACCCCGCGCGCGGCGTTCTTCGAGATCCCCGGCCGCAATCACTTCAACGCGCCCACCTCCCGGGCGTTCCGGGATGCGGCGATCAAGTTCCTGGGGCTGCCAGGCTCGTACTGA
- a CDS encoding NADPH-dependent FMN reductase: protein MLKITILVGNPKPQSRTLKLAETLVDELLVAGTYDLRVIDLAEYSSHIFEWPSAEMAELNQAVADSDLLVVATPTYKATYTGLLKGFLDRYAANGLRGVTAIPVMTGADLSHSMGPDVNLRPLLVELGASVPTKGLYFVTGQMEKMEEIVAAWAAENLAVLRLLQPLVLGMLGKNPETDVESASDASAPVSTGASA from the coding sequence ATGCTGAAAATTACCATTCTGGTGGGCAACCCCAAGCCCCAGAGCCGCACCCTCAAACTTGCGGAAACGCTGGTCGACGAGCTGCTCGTCGCCGGTACCTACGACCTGCGGGTCATCGACCTGGCCGAGTACTCGAGCCACATCTTCGAGTGGCCTTCCGCCGAGATGGCCGAGCTCAACCAGGCCGTCGCCGACAGCGACCTGCTCGTCGTCGCCACCCCCACCTACAAGGCCACCTACACGGGCCTGCTCAAGGGCTTCCTCGACCGGTATGCGGCCAACGGTCTGCGCGGGGTGACGGCGATCCCGGTGATGACCGGCGCCGACCTCAGTCACTCGATGGGCCCGGACGTCAACCTGCGTCCGCTGCTCGTCGAGCTCGGCGCGAGCGTGCCCACCAAGGGCCTCTACTTCGTCACCGGCCAGATGGAGAAGATGGAGGAGATCGTGGCCGCCTGGGCCGCCGAGAACCTCGCCGTGCTCCGTCTGTTGCAGCCCCTGGTGCTGGGCATGCTGGGCAAGAATCCCGAAACGGATGTCGAAAGCGCCTCCGACGCATCCGCCCCCGTGTCGACCGGAGCGAGCGCATGA
- a CDS encoding flavin reductase family protein produces the protein MSPRDRTDGPADLDLATALEPTDQHGLETISSDPSAIRGAFGKFPSGVAALCAVIDGEPTGLVASSFSVGVSYEPPLVLFSVQNSSTTWPVLRRGGRIGVSILGSDHGRECYQLASRKGDRFANIDTRTTDLGALFVEGSSLWLDCEIYSETPAGDHTIVLLEVKSLKVSDDRDPLIYHSAAFRSLVPAEPKAA, from the coding sequence ATGAGCCCCCGCGACCGCACCGACGGCCCGGCCGACCTCGACCTGGCCACGGCCCTCGAACCGACCGACCAGCACGGCCTGGAGACCATCAGCAGCGACCCGAGCGCCATCCGCGGGGCGTTCGGCAAGTTCCCCTCCGGGGTTGCTGCGCTCTGTGCCGTGATCGACGGTGAGCCGACCGGCCTCGTGGCGTCGTCGTTCTCGGTGGGCGTCTCGTACGAGCCGCCGCTGGTGCTCTTCTCGGTGCAGAACAGCTCCACGACCTGGCCCGTGCTGCGCCGCGGCGGACGCATCGGCGTCTCGATCCTGGGCAGCGACCACGGCCGCGAGTGCTACCAGCTGGCCTCCCGTAAGGGCGACCGGTTCGCCAACATCGACACCCGCACCACCGACCTCGGTGCGCTGTTCGTGGAGGGCTCGTCGCTCTGGCTCGACTGCGAGATCTACTCGGAGACCCCAGCCGGCGATCATACGATCGTGCTGCTCGAGGTGAAATCGCTCAAGGTGAGCGATGACCGCGACCCGCTGATCTACCACTCCGCGGCGTTCCGCAGCCTGGTTCCCGCGGAGCCCAAGGCCGCGTAG